The genomic interval AGTTCTGCCATGATGAACCTCGTCGTTTAAAGTTCTGCCGCCAGTTTTTCCAACATCTCGTTGTGCTTGGAGGCATCGACAGAGGTTTCCAGGATCTTCTCAGCACCGGCAACGGCGATGGCGGCAATTTCTGCACGCAGCGCGTCACGGGCCTGATTACGTTCCTGTTCAATTTCGGCCTTGGCCTGCTCAATCAGCTTTTCGCCTTCCTTGCGGGCGTCATCTTTCGATGCTTCCACAATGGAGGCTGCGCGCTTGTTGGCCTGTTCGATAAGACCAGCGGCTTGCTGCTTGGCTTCACGCAGTTCCTGAGCTGACTTTTCCTGAGCCAGTTCCAGATCGCGCGCCGCGCGGTCTGAGGCAGCCAGTCCGTCAGCGATCTTCTTTTGACGTTCCTGCAGTGCGGCCATAATCGGCGGCCACACATACTTCATGCAGAACACGACAAAGATAAAGAACGCGATGGCTTGACCAATCATCGTCAAATTAATGTTCACGTCTTCACCTCTCGCCTGTTTTGTTAAGAATCATCTGACCGGGGTGAACCCCCGGTTGGCGACTCGATTAACCGGCGATCTGGCCGACAAACGGGTTGGCGAAAGTGAAGAACAGTGCGATACCAACACCGATCATGGTCACGGCGTCCAGCAGACCAGCGACGATGAACATTTTAACCTGCAGCATCGGAGTCATTTCCGGCTGACGCGCAGCGCCTTCCAGGAATTTGCCACCGAGGATACCAAAGCCAATCGCGGTACCCAGGGCACCCAGACCAATCAGCAGTGCAACGGCAATCGCGGTCATTCCAACTACAGTTTCCATGATAACTCCCAGTTTTCAGTTTAGGTTTTCAGGTTAACGTTAAGGGTTTAAAAACTACGACTAAATGAAGTCCGATCAGTGACTGTCTTCGTGAGCCATGCTCAGGTACACGATCGTCAACATCATAAAGATGAATGCCTGCAGGGTGATAACCAGAATGTGGAAGATCGCCCAGGGTACAGACAGCGTCCACTGAGCCCACAGGGGCAGCAGCGCAATCAGGATGAAGATCAGCTCGCCAGCGTACAGGTTACCGAACAGACGCAGAGCCAGTGAGATCGGCTTGGCGATCAGGCTCACGCCTTCCAGCAACAGGTTCACCGGAACCAGCAGGATTTTAAGGATCAGGTTGTCCGAGGAGAAGGGGTGCAGGGTCAGTTCGCCCAGGAAGCCGCCCACGCCCTTCACCTTCAGGCTGTAGTAGATGATCAGGAAGAACACCGACAGAGACATGCCCAGAGTGATGTTGACGTCAGTGGTCGGTACCACCTTCATGTACTCAAGCCCCATCAGGTGGAACACCTGCGGCAGGAAATCCACCGGCACCAGGTCCATCAGGTTCATCAGGAATACCCAGCA from Marinobacter sp. LA51 carries:
- a CDS encoding F0F1 ATP synthase subunit B; translation: MNINLTMIGQAIAFFIFVVFCMKYVWPPIMAALQERQKKIADGLAASDRAARDLELAQEKSAQELREAKQQAAGLIEQANKRAASIVEASKDDARKEGEKLIEQAKAEIEQERNQARDALRAEIAAIAVAGAEKILETSVDASKHNEMLEKLAAEL
- the atpE gene encoding F0F1 ATP synthase subunit C, giving the protein METVVGMTAIAVALLIGLGALGTAIGFGILGGKFLEGAARQPEMTPMLQVKMFIVAGLLDAVTMIGVGIALFFTFANPFVGQIAG
- the atpB gene encoding F0F1 ATP synthase subunit A; protein product: MAGSASEYIQHHLQNLTYGKLPAGYERADGTVVEQAGWTLAQNATEASDMGFMALHIDSLGWSVALGVLFLFFFRMAAKRATSGQPGGLQNFVEVMIEFVDQSVKETFHGKNKVIAPLALTIFCWVFLMNLMDLVPVDFLPQVFHLMGLEYMKVVPTTDVNITLGMSLSVFFLIIYYSLKVKGVGGFLGELTLHPFSSDNLILKILLVPVNLLLEGVSLIAKPISLALRLFGNLYAGELIFILIALLPLWAQWTLSVPWAIFHILVITLQAFIFMMLTIVYLSMAHEDSH